The segment ATACGCCATGCGCCAAAAACTTCACCGACTAAAACCAAATCACCAGGCTCGCTTTTACTGGCCAACCCTTATTTTGATCTGGCTCTATCTGGCCGGCCTGAGCGGTTCGACTTTTCCTGCTGCCCCCGCTCAAGCCCATTCAACCGGACAGCCGGCCACGTTTGAACCCGCGCCCTGTATGTTCAAAGGGATAGACCTGGGCCTTTTCACCATTTCGCCGGAAAGGTTAGGATTTGAATGTGGTTACGTTACGGTTCCCGAACAACATGCTCATCCAGATGGCCCAACCATCCGCCTGCCCGTCGCCGTCCGCCGCGTCACCGGCGCTGCTCCCCAGCCCGACCCCTTATTCCTGGCCCAGGGCGGCCCGGGCGGCTCTGCCTTTGAGATATTTATTATGACTGTGCCCGGCACAGACATCGCCGCCGAACGGGATATTGTTATTTTTAACCAGCGCGGGACCGTGTACGCCCAACCGGAATTGGTCTGCACCGAACTGCGGGAGTCAATGGCCCACTTGCTGGCCCTGCCCTCGGCAGAAAGCGACAAATTGTGGCCGGAATTATTGAACGCCTGCTACCAACGTCTGCAAGCCGAGGGGATCAATCTATCGGCCTATAACAGCCTGGAAAACGCCGCCGACGTGGAAGCCATTCGCCAGGCCCTGGGTTACAATGAGTTCAACTTTTATGGCGTGTCTTACGGCACGCTGCTGGGTTTGCACCTGATGCGCCACCACCCGGAACACCTGCGCAGCGTAATTTTAGACAGCGTGGTCCCTCCTGACCTCAACTTTATCACCTCCACCGCCGCCAACGAGAACCGGCTCTACAACGAGCTGTTTCAGTTTTGCGCCGCCAATCCCTCGTGCGCGGCCAGCTACCCCTGCCTGGAAGAACGATTCCTGGCCCTGGTGGATCAACTGAACCAGGCCCCCACCACCCTCACCCTCACCCACCCCGATACGGGCGCGCCGGTGGCGGCTTATCTGGATGGCGACATCCTGCGCGAGGTGTTGTACCAGGCCCTTTATCTCTCCGATAACTACGCCATTTTTCCCAAAATTGTGGCCAACCTGGAAGCCGGGAATTACCTGTTCTTGGAGAAAATCCTGCCCCTGATCGCCTTTGACCGGACCTTCAGCGAAGGCATGTATTATTCGGTGATTTGCGCCGAGGATGCCGATTTTGACCCCCATACTGTCAACCTGGATGGGTTGCGCCCGCAAATTGCCACCACCGCCGCCGACGATTTACAATCTTACCTGGACTCGTGCGCCGTGTGGCCCGTTAACCTGCTGCCGCCCGCTGTGGATGAGCCGGTAGTCAGCAACATTCCCACCCTGCTTTTGTCCGGTCAATTTGACCCCATTACTCCGCCCCTATTTGCCAACACTGCCGCCCGTACCCTTAAGCATGGCTACAATCTGGTTGACCCGTTTTCCAGCCACGGCGTGGCCTTCAACCACAACTGTATCAATCAAATTGTGCAAGATTTCCTGGATACGCCAACGGCCAAACCCAACGCCGCCTGCCTGAACAGCCTCACCCCGGCCCCGGTAGTGCCGCCCTCGGCCATTACGCTGCCCCTGCTGGATAAAGTTGCCAGATTTGACGCCCCTTATCTTGTCCAAACAATTATCGCCGGCCTCTTTTTACTGGGTGTTTTATCGGCCTTTATCATCTGGCCTATTGGCTTTTTGGTCAACATTATCTTGGAGAAAAAACCGGCGTTAACGGCCAAACAAAAAAGACTGCGCCGGATCAGTCGTTTGCTGGCCCTGGTATTTGGGTTCACCGCCGCTATTTTTGCCGCCGGGCTGACCGGCTTTGTGGGCTACGTTCTATTTTTTGAGAACACCTATTTAGCCGTCTACACCCTGCCCGCGGCGGCCCGGCCCATTCTGTTTTTGCCCGTGATCTTGCTGCCGCTGGCCCTGGGTCTCATTGGGGTTACGGTTTTCATCTGGCGCGAAAGGGTGGGGCCTGTTTGGAGCAGATTGTACGATACGTTTCTGGCGATCTGCGCCGGCGGATATATTTTGATCTTGGCTATTCAGGGTTTGTTATTAATATGACCACTAAACCGACCATCTATTTAGACCATGCCGCCTCAACTCCTGTTGACCCGCAGGTCATCGAGGCGATGCTGCCTTATTTTAACCAAATTTACGGCAATGCTTCCGGCCTGCACCAACAGGCCCGGGCCAGCGCCCGCGCCCTTGACGACGCCCGGCGCCGGGTGGCCGACATTTTGGGCTGCTCGCCCCCAGAAATTGTTTTTACAGCCTGCGGCACCGAAAGCGACAACCTGGCTATCCGCGGCGTAGCCTGGGCCAAAAAACTGGCCGGCCAGGGCCAGCACCTCATTACCACGCCCATTGAGCACCACGCCGTGGGCCACACCATCAACCAGTTATGCCAAAAATTTGGTTTTGAGCAAACCATGGTGCCGGTTGACCCAAACGGCCTGGTCAACCCGGCCGACGTGGCCGCAGCCATCCGGCCCGACACCGTCCTCATCAGCGTTATTTACGCCAATAACGAAATGGGCGCCGTCCAGCCGCTGGCCGAAATTGGCGCGCTGGCGCAGGAGCGCGGCATTCCGTTTCATACAGATGCGGTTCAGGCCGCGGGTTATGAATCGTTGGCCGTAGACGCGCTCAAAGTGGACCTGCTGGCAATTTCGGGGCACAAAATCTACGCGCCCAAGGGAGTGGGCCTGCTTTACGTA is part of the Anaerolineae bacterium genome and harbors:
- a CDS encoding cysteine desulfurase, coding for MTTKPTIYLDHAASTPVDPQVIEAMLPYFNQIYGNASGLHQQARASARALDDARRRVADILGCSPPEIVFTACGTESDNLAIRGVAWAKKLAGQGQHLITTPIEHHAVGHTINQLCQKFGFEQTMVPVDPNGLVNPADVAAAIRPDTVLISVIYANNEMGAVQPLAEIGALAQERGIPFHTDAVQAAGYESLAVDALKVDLLAISGHKIYAPKGVGLLYVRQHTPLLPPFTGGSHENNRRPGTENVPYIVGLAKAMELVQSNRVAENKRLITLRDQLIEGVLRTIPHSRLTGHPTQRLPNNASFVFANCAADAILMHLDMAGIQAASGSACTTGMPEPSHVLTAMGLPHELALGALRLTLGKQTTAADIKTVLNLLPNIIEKVRQLAR
- a CDS encoding alpha/beta fold hydrolase; the encoded protein is MRQKLHRLKPNHQARFYWPTLILIWLYLAGLSGSTFPAAPAQAHSTGQPATFEPAPCMFKGIDLGLFTISPERLGFECGYVTVPEQHAHPDGPTIRLPVAVRRVTGAAPQPDPLFLAQGGPGGSAFEIFIMTVPGTDIAAERDIVIFNQRGTVYAQPELVCTELRESMAHLLALPSAESDKLWPELLNACYQRLQAEGINLSAYNSLENAADVEAIRQALGYNEFNFYGVSYGTLLGLHLMRHHPEHLRSVILDSVVPPDLNFITSTAANENRLYNELFQFCAANPSCAASYPCLEERFLALVDQLNQAPTTLTLTHPDTGAPVAAYLDGDILREVLYQALYLSDNYAIFPKIVANLEAGNYLFLEKILPLIAFDRTFSEGMYYSVICAEDADFDPHTVNLDGLRPQIATTAADDLQSYLDSCAVWPVNLLPPAVDEPVVSNIPTLLLSGQFDPITPPLFANTAARTLKHGYNLVDPFSSHGVAFNHNCINQIVQDFLDTPTAKPNAACLNSLTPAPVVPPSAITLPLLDKVARFDAPYLVQTIIAGLFLLGVLSAFIIWPIGFLVNIILEKKPALTAKQKRLRRISRLLALVFGFTAAIFAAGLTGFVGYVLFFENTYLAVYTLPAAARPILFLPVILLPLALGLIGVTVFIWRERVGPVWSRLYDTFLAICAGGYILILAIQGLLLI